One Alnus glutinosa chromosome 3, dhAlnGlut1.1, whole genome shotgun sequence genomic region harbors:
- the LOC133863464 gene encoding uncharacterized protein At1g51745-like isoform X1 produces MGSSSGEAKSNGIDASVGGLVWVRRRNGSWWPGRIMGLDELSEGSLVSPRSGTPVKLLGREDASVDWYNLEKSKRVKSFRCGEYDECIEKAKASAANSNKKAVKYARREDAILHALEIESVRLGKDRVDFFQRDNSGVDLGSSARESPSMSHSGEENEDMADDVSDSEDNSNSAPELSQSGISFEDPNHNNSSKVQPVLGRRRRTPNDSEDDGTEGVKRMRGLEDLGMGVVSKRKAGGVLDLVQQDGASLCDSSAGNCTSNGSPVNGSKGYSSSLRRKRSQVPNVHEFLKRKNRRRPLTKVLESTAMVSVPVICDQLPSSSGSPLQGVSDSRVSGLESNESKKSVIISNNSDSTGVSCENGVPLNASEHACDASHIVYKTKENEISSITGLADHDSSDRLFDVPFVGVLGEEKHTAGFSPIPVSLSSGRHHGGALGRQSSQSCQAEAVSLRNEGLNESVSTSSAAVNNISPRIEKGTSKWQLKGKRNSRHLSKNRKQDSRKYVDMDDESNAYLAGIEHSEGSDQKVDCTGIGGHPTSYNCTLRSKCKPDAEGPVDGLRDWSKRLSQRDSHMRVPTAEAKLSPDGSLRPQRSLPYRQSRFTVHSRYQIPNFPVRNISADASLYDVKLEVKASYRPQHVPLVSLMSKLNGKAIVGHPLTVEVLDDGHGDDLLSGMECNLEVGEMHNAAKPNSVSGRGPTKNLALQPRFSPTKSQKMKKSGSLSKKIRKLSSLTGHKHSEEERKPVVDKPKGPVIACIPLKLVFSRINEAVNGLARPTHRVLASSNP; encoded by the exons ATGGGGAGTAGTTCTGGTGAGGCCAAATCCAACGGCATCGATGCATCGGTGGGCGGGTTGGTTTGGGTCCGCCGCCGAAACGGGTCGTGGTGGCCGGGCCGCATAATGGGCCTCGACGAGTTGTCGGAGGGATCCTTGGTTTCGCCGAGATCGGGGACTCCCGTTAAGCTTCTGGGCCGCGAGGACGCAAGCGT GGATTGGTATAATCTTGAAAAATCTAAGAGAGTGAAGTCATTTCGTTGTGGGGAGTATGATGAATGCATTGAAAAAGCGAAGGCTTCTGCAGCTAATTCCAATAAAAAAGCAGTTAAATATGCTCGAAGGGAAGATGCCATTCTCCACGCTCTTGAGATTGAGAGTGTTCGGCTTGGCAAGGATCGCGTGGACTTCTTCCAAAGGGATAATTCAGGTGTTGACCTTGGTAGTTCCGCCAGAGAGTCACCTAGCATGTCTCATTCtggggaagaaaatgaggatatGGCTGACGATGTGAGTGATTCTGAAGACAATTCAAATTCGGCACCAGAGTTATCTCAATCTGGTATATCTTTTGAAGATCCAAATCATAATAATTCTTCTAAGGTCCAACCTGTcctaggaagaagaagaagaaccccaAATGATTCAGAGGATGATGGAACAGAAGGGGTTAAGCGTATGAGAGGACTTGAGGACCTGGGCATGGGTGTAGTGTCGAAAAGGAAGGCTGGAGGGGTGCTTGATCTGGTTCAACAAGATGGTGCTTCACTTTGTGATTCAAGTGCTGGGAATTGCACTTCTAATGGAAGTCCTGTCAATGGTAGCAAAGGTTATTCATCTTCACTCAGAAGAAAGAGATCTCAAGTGCCAAATGTTCACGAattcttgaaaagaaaaaatcgtCGCCGACCATTGACGAAGGTTTTGGAGAGTACAGCCATGGTGTCTGTTCCAGTTATTTGTGATCAACTTCCCAGTTCAAGTGGCTCACCTCTTCAGGGTGTATCTGATAGCAGGGTTTCTGGATTAGAATCTAATGAGTCGAAGAAATCTGTGATTATTAGCAATAATTCAGACAGCACTGGAGTTTCATGTGAGAATGGAGTCCCTTTAAATGCTTCTGAACATGCTTGTGACGCTTCCCATATCGTTTACAAGACGAAGGAGAATGAAATTTCCAGCATAACCGGGTTAGCTGATCATGATTCTTCTGACAGGTTATTTGATGTGCCATTTGTTGGGGTCCTTGGGGAGGAAAAACACACAGCAG GTTTTTCGCCTATACCTGTGTCTTTGTCATCTGGAAGGCATCATGGTGGTGCATTGGGAAGACAATCTAGTCAAAGTTGTCAAGCTGAAGCTGTATCTTTGAGAAATGAGGGACTTAATGAATCTGTGTCTACCAGTTCAGCTGCTGTTAATAATATTAGCCCGAGGATAGAGAAAGGTACTTCAAAGTGGCAGTTAAAAGGAAAGAGGAATTCAAGACATTTaagtaaaaatagaaaacaggACTCCAGAAAATATGTGGACATGGATGATGAATCCAATGCTTATTTGGCAGGTATAGAACACTCGGAGGGTTCAGATCAGAAAGTTGATTGCACCGGGATTGGTGGACACCCCACTTCATATAATTGTACCTTACGATCAAAGTGCAAACCAGATGCTGAGGGCCCAGTAGATGGGTTAAGGGATTGGAGCAAGCGTCTGTCTCAGAGGGATTCTCATATGAGAGTGCCAACAGCTGAGGCAAAGCTATCACctgatggctctttgagacctCAAAGGTCACTTCCATATCGTCAGTCCCGCTTTACAGTTCACTCTAGATATCAGATACCAAATTTCCCTGTCAGAAATATTAGTGCTGATGCTTCATTATATGATGTTAAGCTTGAGGTGAAAGCCAGCTATCGGCCCCAGCATGTTCCGTTGGTTTCCCTAATGAGTAAGTTGAATGGAAAAGCCATTGTCGGTCACCCTCTCACAGTCGAGGTTTTGGATGACGGCCATGGTGATGATCTGTTGAGCGGCATGGAGTGCAATCTGGAAGTCGGTGAAATGCATAATGCTGCTAAGCCGAATTCAGTATCCGGTAGAGGTCCTACCAAGAACTTGGCATTGCAACCGCGTTTTTCACcaaccaaatcacaaaaaatgaagaaatctGGGTCATTGTCCAAAAAGATACGGAAACTGTCTTCATTGACTGGTCACAAGCACTCTGAAGAAGAGCGGAAACCAGTGGTAGATAAGCCTAAAGGTCCTGTTATAGCTTGTATCCCACTAAAACTAGTCTTCAGTAGAATAAATGAAGCAGTGAACGGATTGGCACGGCCAACACACCGTGTATTAGCATCAAGCAATCCATGA
- the LOC133863464 gene encoding uncharacterized protein At1g51745-like isoform X2 yields the protein MGSSSGEAKSNGIDASVGGLVWVRRRNGSWWPGRIMGLDELSEGSLVSPRSGTPVKLLGREDASVDWYNLEKSKRVKSFRCGEYDECIEKAKASAANSNKKAVKYARREDAILHALEIESVRLGKDRVDFFQRDNSGVDLGSSARESPSMSHSGEENEDMADDVSDSEDNSNSAPELSQSGISFEDPNHNNSSKVQPVLGRRRRTPNDSEDDGTEGVKRMRGLEDLGMGVVSKRKAGGVLDLVQQDGASLCDSSAGNCTSNGSPVNGSKGYSSSLRRKRSQVPNVHEFLKRKNRRRPLTKVLESTAMVSVPVICDQLPSSSGSPLQGVSDSRVSGLESNESKKSVIISNNSDSTGVSCENGVPLNASEHACDASHIVYKTKENEISSITGLADHDSSDRLFDVPFVGVLGEEKHTAGFSPIPVSLSSGRHHGGALGRQSSQSCQAEAVSLRNEGLNESVSTSSAAVNNISPRIEKGIEHSEGSDQKVDCTGIGGHPTSYNCTLRSKCKPDAEGPVDGLRDWSKRLSQRDSHMRVPTAEAKLSPDGSLRPQRSLPYRQSRFTVHSRYQIPNFPVRNISADASLYDVKLEVKASYRPQHVPLVSLMSKLNGKAIVGHPLTVEVLDDGHGDDLLSGMECNLEVGEMHNAAKPNSVSGRGPTKNLALQPRFSPTKSQKMKKSGSLSKKIRKLSSLTGHKHSEEERKPVVDKPKGPVIACIPLKLVFSRINEAVNGLARPTHRVLASSNP from the exons ATGGGGAGTAGTTCTGGTGAGGCCAAATCCAACGGCATCGATGCATCGGTGGGCGGGTTGGTTTGGGTCCGCCGCCGAAACGGGTCGTGGTGGCCGGGCCGCATAATGGGCCTCGACGAGTTGTCGGAGGGATCCTTGGTTTCGCCGAGATCGGGGACTCCCGTTAAGCTTCTGGGCCGCGAGGACGCAAGCGT GGATTGGTATAATCTTGAAAAATCTAAGAGAGTGAAGTCATTTCGTTGTGGGGAGTATGATGAATGCATTGAAAAAGCGAAGGCTTCTGCAGCTAATTCCAATAAAAAAGCAGTTAAATATGCTCGAAGGGAAGATGCCATTCTCCACGCTCTTGAGATTGAGAGTGTTCGGCTTGGCAAGGATCGCGTGGACTTCTTCCAAAGGGATAATTCAGGTGTTGACCTTGGTAGTTCCGCCAGAGAGTCACCTAGCATGTCTCATTCtggggaagaaaatgaggatatGGCTGACGATGTGAGTGATTCTGAAGACAATTCAAATTCGGCACCAGAGTTATCTCAATCTGGTATATCTTTTGAAGATCCAAATCATAATAATTCTTCTAAGGTCCAACCTGTcctaggaagaagaagaagaaccccaAATGATTCAGAGGATGATGGAACAGAAGGGGTTAAGCGTATGAGAGGACTTGAGGACCTGGGCATGGGTGTAGTGTCGAAAAGGAAGGCTGGAGGGGTGCTTGATCTGGTTCAACAAGATGGTGCTTCACTTTGTGATTCAAGTGCTGGGAATTGCACTTCTAATGGAAGTCCTGTCAATGGTAGCAAAGGTTATTCATCTTCACTCAGAAGAAAGAGATCTCAAGTGCCAAATGTTCACGAattcttgaaaagaaaaaatcgtCGCCGACCATTGACGAAGGTTTTGGAGAGTACAGCCATGGTGTCTGTTCCAGTTATTTGTGATCAACTTCCCAGTTCAAGTGGCTCACCTCTTCAGGGTGTATCTGATAGCAGGGTTTCTGGATTAGAATCTAATGAGTCGAAGAAATCTGTGATTATTAGCAATAATTCAGACAGCACTGGAGTTTCATGTGAGAATGGAGTCCCTTTAAATGCTTCTGAACATGCTTGTGACGCTTCCCATATCGTTTACAAGACGAAGGAGAATGAAATTTCCAGCATAACCGGGTTAGCTGATCATGATTCTTCTGACAGGTTATTTGATGTGCCATTTGTTGGGGTCCTTGGGGAGGAAAAACACACAGCAG GTTTTTCGCCTATACCTGTGTCTTTGTCATCTGGAAGGCATCATGGTGGTGCATTGGGAAGACAATCTAGTCAAAGTTGTCAAGCTGAAGCTGTATCTTTGAGAAATGAGGGACTTAATGAATCTGTGTCTACCAGTTCAGCTGCTGTTAATAATATTAGCCCGAGGATAGAGAAAG GTATAGAACACTCGGAGGGTTCAGATCAGAAAGTTGATTGCACCGGGATTGGTGGACACCCCACTTCATATAATTGTACCTTACGATCAAAGTGCAAACCAGATGCTGAGGGCCCAGTAGATGGGTTAAGGGATTGGAGCAAGCGTCTGTCTCAGAGGGATTCTCATATGAGAGTGCCAACAGCTGAGGCAAAGCTATCACctgatggctctttgagacctCAAAGGTCACTTCCATATCGTCAGTCCCGCTTTACAGTTCACTCTAGATATCAGATACCAAATTTCCCTGTCAGAAATATTAGTGCTGATGCTTCATTATATGATGTTAAGCTTGAGGTGAAAGCCAGCTATCGGCCCCAGCATGTTCCGTTGGTTTCCCTAATGAGTAAGTTGAATGGAAAAGCCATTGTCGGTCACCCTCTCACAGTCGAGGTTTTGGATGACGGCCATGGTGATGATCTGTTGAGCGGCATGGAGTGCAATCTGGAAGTCGGTGAAATGCATAATGCTGCTAAGCCGAATTCAGTATCCGGTAGAGGTCCTACCAAGAACTTGGCATTGCAACCGCGTTTTTCACcaaccaaatcacaaaaaatgaagaaatctGGGTCATTGTCCAAAAAGATACGGAAACTGTCTTCATTGACTGGTCACAAGCACTCTGAAGAAGAGCGGAAACCAGTGGTAGATAAGCCTAAAGGTCCTGTTATAGCTTGTATCCCACTAAAACTAGTCTTCAGTAGAATAAATGAAGCAGTGAACGGATTGGCACGGCCAACACACCGTGTATTAGCATCAAGCAATCCATGA
- the LOC133863175 gene encoding uncharacterized protein LOC133863175 has protein sequence MNARYTRARDKSCRQNEESSMTMEHHFRIDIFVAAIDFQLQVLDNKFSEHAVELLRLSAALSPQDAYKSFKIDDICSLVEKFYPQDFTEQEKIILRFQLDHYSLDVPKHSDFQNMSTLSELCRGLAISGKSKIYNLIDRLIRLVLTLPVSTATTERAFSAMKLVKTRLRSRMEDEFLANNLVVYIEKEIAKDFTTEIIMDEFYSMKDSRR, from the coding sequence ATGAATGCTCGTTACACTAGAGCTCGAGATAAATCATGTCGCCAAAATGAAGAATCTTCCATGACAATGGAGCATCATTTTAGAATTGATATATTTGTTGCTGCAATAGACTTTCAATTGCAAGTATTGGATAATAAATTTAGTGAGCATGCAGTGGAACTTCTTCGTCTTAGTGCCGCTTTAAGCCCTCAAGATGCATACAAATCATTTAAGATCGATGATATATGCAGCTTAGTTGAGAAGTTTTATCCTCAAGATTTTactgagcaagagaaaatcattttgagatttcaattggatCATTATAGTCTTGATGTGCCAAAACATTCAGATTTTCAGAATATGTCCACTTTATCTGAGTTATGCAGAGGATTAGCAATTTCAGGAAAATCGaagatttataatttgattgaCAGGTTGATTCGTCTAGTACTGACTCTCCCTGTTTCTACCGCTACCACTGAACGAGCATTTTCTGCCATGAAACTTGTAAAAACTAGATTGCGTAGTAGAATGGAAGATGAGTTTCTAGCAAATAATTTGGTAGtttatattgagaaagaaattgctaagGATTTCACGACAGAGATAATAATGGATGAGTTTTATTCTATGAAAGATAGTCGACGTTGA